The proteins below are encoded in one region of uncultured Eubacteriales bacterium:
- a CDS encoding hypothetical protein (Evidence 5 : No homology to any previously reported sequences): protein MENDRAQSAEEIVRGLRCWGGLTTPCKSESGDCYYIAHGWPVHCRETACNDAADLIETQAAEITELQDQLGACGQQIGLMTSDYENQLRILKAQLTASQQRERAARNELCLKCGRYHEAHKSACDGCRWTKGE, encoded by the coding sequence ATGGAAAACGATAGGGCGCAGAGCGCCGAGGAGATTGTGCGGGGGCTGCGATGCTGGGGTGGGTTAACGACACCGTGCAAGTCGGAATCCGGGGATTGCTATTACATCGCTCACGGATGGCCCGTCCACTGCCGGGAAACAGCGTGTAACGATGCCGCCGATTTGATTGAGACCCAGGCCGCCGAGATAACTGAGCTGCAAGATCAGCTGGGCGCTTGTGGCCAGCAAATCGGATTAATGACATCGGACTACGAAAATCAGCTACGCATCTTAAAGGCCCAGCTCACCGCCTCCCAGCAGCGGGAGAGGGCGGCGCGAAACGAGTTGTGCTTGAAATGTGGGCGTTACCACGAGGCTCACAAGAGTGCCTGCGATGGGTGCAGGTGGACGAAAGGAGAATAA
- a CDS encoding hypothetical protein (Evidence 5 : No homology to any previously reported sequences): protein MLEMWALPRGSQECLRWVQVDERRIKMNNFSKVQTVYEFTNKDSGNTNGVYHVTFKGCEYVFVRNGNSIGKVSHYLGEPASRCVGEIRDDVKQEFLAQLALQRITGECAGCDNWSGSDCTLVAPDTGCPYDGPQEAGEGERDG from the coding sequence GTGCTTGAAATGTGGGCGTTACCACGAGGCTCACAAGAGTGCCTGCGATGGGTGCAGGTGGACGAAAGGAGAATAAAAATGAATAACTTTAGCAAGGTGCAAACCGTTTATGAATTTACAAACAAGGATTCTGGGAATACGAATGGCGTTTACCATGTCACTTTCAAGGGGTGTGAATATGTGTTCGTCCGCAACGGAAACTCCATCGGAAAGGTCTCGCACTACCTTGGTGAACCCGCAAGTCGTTGTGTCGGCGAAATCCGTGACGATGTAAAGCAAGAGTTTTTGGCACAGCTTGCATTGCAACGCATCACGGGGGAGTGCGCTGGTTGCGACAATTGGAGCGGCTCAGACTGCACACTCGTTGCACCGGACACTGGATGCCCATACGACGGCCCTCAGGAGGCCGGGGAGGGTGAGCGGGATGGATAA
- a CDS encoding conserved hypothetical protein (Evidence 4 : Homologs of previously reported genes of unknown function) yields the protein MDKLPDHIVRFDVVRVEYGKKKMCQCLNPHYEIDYQNRLVYCNDCGAVVDPLEALSEIARHYERIEAQTKELLEQRRLIANYHPRRVVLKELEKQYIRAEHNKLDPTCPHCHRPFPLAELLNVSWCNSEFAKRMEAPNE from the coding sequence ATGGATAAGCTCCCTGACCATATTGTCCGATTTGATGTTGTCCGCGTGGAGTACGGCAAAAAGAAAATGTGCCAGTGCCTCAACCCGCACTACGAAATCGATTATCAAAACAGGCTGGTGTATTGCAACGACTGCGGGGCCGTAGTTGACCCGCTTGAAGCCCTCAGTGAGATAGCCCGCCACTATGAGCGCATCGAGGCGCAAACCAAAGAACTGCTGGAACAGCGCCGCCTAATTGCCAATTATCATCCGCGCCGGGTTGTGCTGAAGGAACTTGAAAAGCAATATATCCGAGCCGAACACAATAAGCTCGACCCGACCTGCCCGCACTGCCATAGGCCGTTTCCGCTGGCCGAGTTGCTTAATGTGTCCTGGTGTAACAGCGAGTTCGCGAAACGAATGGAGGCACCCAATGAGTGA
- a CDS encoding hypothetical protein (Evidence 5 : No homology to any previously reported sequences), with protein MSELKPCPIDVMKVRKLCYDGALQAYVEDEYIYLKDTASGEVVWIGDAPDCRAQPDNDPLTLEELRGMLERLEEECRQAGDGHEDYTNGFRWGHRNGQMELLRRILKISDGACESDRRKPEGGDPHAQR; from the coding sequence ATGAGTGAATTGAAACCGTGCCCGATCGACGTCATGAAGGTACGTAAGCTGTGCTATGACGGCGCTCTACAGGCCTATGTTGAGGACGAGTACATTTATCTCAAAGACACAGCCAGTGGAGAGGTTGTGTGGATAGGAGATGCACCCGACTGCCGCGCCCAGCCCGACAACGATCCCCTCACCCTGGAGGAGCTGCGGGGGATGCTGGAGCGACTTGAAGAGGAATGCCGACAAGCGGGTGACGGCCACGAGGACTACACCAATGGCTTTCGGTGGGGGCATAGAAACGGGCAGATGGAGTTGCTGAGGCGGATATTGAAAATCAGTGACGGGGCCTGTGAGAGCGACCGCCGCAAGCCGGAAGGAGGCGACCCCCATGCTCAGAGGTGA
- a CDS encoding conserved hypothetical protein (Evidence 4 : Homologs of previously reported genes of unknown function): protein MLRGELFATDMVRAYQEGRKLHTARPVKPQPTTTDFKWAEDREDIDQNKLAAYKQKAYQNVKVRAEQSRTSKHRPGDYIYCRETWAEYDRLYYRASEPDAAEPIENGDARWFKWRPSIHMPREAARLFFRVTKVEVMRLEDVDEQFALDDGFEPNDDFNDFARDQARGLRHSGIPVEVHYSTALSEFKDFWEQTYGPDARWMWVYWTEPCSREEAMCDGAMRKLQEVR, encoded by the coding sequence ATGCTCAGAGGTGAGCTATTCGCAACCGACATGGTACGGGCGTATCAGGAGGGGCGGAAACTGCACACGGCGAGGCCAGTTAAACCGCAACCTACAACGACGGACTTCAAATGGGCCGAAGATCGGGAGGACATTGACCAGAATAAACTTGCAGCGTACAAGCAAAAGGCCTACCAGAACGTAAAAGTGAGAGCCGAACAAAGCCGGACGTCAAAGCACCGCCCCGGAGACTACATATACTGCCGGGAGACGTGGGCGGAATATGACCGCTTGTACTACAGAGCCTCGGAACCAGACGCCGCAGAACCAATTGAAAACGGAGATGCCAGATGGTTCAAGTGGCGACCCTCCATCCACATGCCCCGCGAGGCGGCACGCCTATTCTTCAGAGTGACAAAGGTAGAGGTCATGCGCCTGGAGGACGTGGACGAGCAGTTTGCACTGGACGATGGATTTGAGCCAAACGACGATTTTAATGATTTTGCAAGAGATCAGGCGCGAGGACTTCGGCATTCTGGGATTCCGGTAGAGGTACATTATTCAACTGCGCTTTCAGAGTTTAAAGATTTTTGGGAGCAGACCTACGGCCCAGATGCCCGCTGGATGTGGGTGTACTGGACGGAACCGTGCAGCAGAGAGGAGGCGATGTGTGATGGCGCAATGCGAAAACTGCAAGAAGTACGATGA
- a CDS encoding conserved hypothetical protein (Evidence 4 : Homologs of previously reported genes of unknown function), with translation MAQCENCKKYDDCRDGSGLTWPCGAYRPIVTTNADRIRAMSDEELAEDRVAEFSGLAPCPMWAAMDVPDKMYLSKNAAVEVELEYLRQPAEEG, from the coding sequence ATGGCGCAATGCGAAAACTGCAAGAAGTACGATGATTGCAGGGATGGAAGTGGGCTGACTTGGCCTTGCGGTGCGTATCGCCCTATTGTAACCACTAACGCAGACCGCATCCGGGCGATGAGCGATGAGGAGCTGGCAGAAGACAGGGTGGCTGAGTTCAGCGGTCTCGCACCATGCCCGATGTGGGCCGCCATGGACGTACCAGACAAAATGTACCTATCAAAAAATGCCGCGGTAGAGGTTGAGCTGGAATACCTTCGGCAACCAGCAGAGGAGGGGTAG
- a CDS encoding hypothetical protein (Evidence 5 : No homology to any previously reported sequences), translated as MYENLITQAEERVRRADERFEETGEWRIGDARSLISELTVALRNVVKAQQDGRLVVLPCKVGDEIFSFRWSIKNEKHEVTAGKVKNVRYDTADGIVTVSDGERYCIWGKTVFLTRSEAEAALGGKADEV; from the coding sequence ATGTACGAAAACCTAATCACGCAAGCCGAGGAAAGAGTAAGACGCGCCGATGAACGATTTGAGGAAACCGGGGAATGGAGGATTGGAGATGCCCGATCCCTAATATCCGAGTTAACCGTAGCGCTGAGAAATGTGGTCAAGGCCCAGCAGGACGGGCGGCTGGTGGTGCTGCCGTGCAAGGTGGGGGATGAGATATTCTCGTTCCGTTGGAGCATCAAAAACGAAAAGCACGAGGTGACCGCAGGGAAAGTAAAAAATGTAAGATACGACACGGCGGACGGCATTGTGACGGTTTCTGACGGAGAGAGGTATTGCATCTGGGGAAAGACCGTCTTCCTCACTCGTTCCGAGGCAGAGGCGGCGCTGGGGGGTAAAGCCGATGAAGTTTAA
- a CDS encoding conserved hypothetical protein (Evidence 4 : Homologs of previously reported genes of unknown function), translating to MAVPKRVYIKVLVEFLPDGIATPVKMEYSDRWFDIDRLIRVEHRAPESGGGGMLRYEVRVYGKTRYLWRDGDKWFVEVSAP from the coding sequence ATGGCTGTGCCAAAGCGCGTTTACATCAAAGTCCTCGTCGAGTTTTTGCCCGATGGAATCGCCACGCCTGTCAAGATGGAATACTCGGATCGCTGGTTTGATATCGACAGGCTCATCCGGGTTGAGCATCGCGCCCCTGAGTCTGGCGGAGGCGGTATGCTACGTTACGAGGTGAGGGTCTATGGCAAGACGCGCTATCTATGGCGCGATGGTGATAAATGGTTTGTGGAGGTATCCGCCCCTTAA
- a CDS encoding putative DNA polymerase III, beta chain (Evidence 3 : Function proposed based on presence of conserved amino acid motif, structural feature or limited homology), with product MKATISGANFNRLIDAVKYFVDKNCTREALRYIQLRFDRELCKVTAYGVDGHRASKECVMCLTVDEDFTAMVKVPPIKANGQLTVEISRDDGYAYISYGDIQFRTAKPEGMPFDVEDVIKKAVERTDVTRFGANVDYLMDALRSLKTTGSTGRHPVIVEFRGPNDPVILRTDKDNPKMVLPTRISSKE from the coding sequence ATGAAAGCAACCATAAGCGGAGCGAATTTTAACCGGCTGATCGATGCCGTGAAGTATTTTGTGGACAAGAACTGCACCAGGGAGGCGCTTAGGTATATCCAGCTAAGATTTGATCGTGAACTTTGCAAGGTTACTGCGTACGGGGTTGATGGCCACCGAGCCTCAAAAGAGTGCGTCATGTGCCTCACCGTGGATGAGGACTTTACCGCAATGGTGAAAGTGCCGCCCATAAAGGCCAACGGGCAGTTGACCGTTGAAATCAGCCGAGATGACGGGTACGCCTATATAAGCTACGGAGACATCCAATTCCGTACAGCGAAACCAGAGGGGATGCCGTTTGATGTGGAGGATGTCATTAAAAAGGCCGTGGAGCGCACAGACGTTACGCGATTCGGGGCAAACGTGGACTATCTCATGGATGCGCTCAGGAGCCTAAAGACTACCGGCTCTACTGGGAGGCACCCCGTCATCGTAGAGTTTCGTGGGCCGAATGACCCCGTCATCTTGCGGACTGACAAAGATAATCCAAAGATGGTGTTGCCGACGCGCATTAGCTCGAAGGAGTAG
- a CDS encoding hypothetical protein (Evidence 5 : No homology to any previously reported sequences), with amino-acid sequence MRPIDADALLKNYGLKDAAKYGGKDRHGYDTLMLYEIRDMIEDAPTIDPVKHGRWVRPYASGTKIKNPYCFCSNCAQWASPRKMSAYCPSCGAKMDGDGGVPKTV; translated from the coding sequence ATGAGACCAATTGATGCGGATGCGTTGCTTAAAAACTATGGGCTGAAAGATGCGGCCAAGTATGGCGGGAAAGACCGCCACGGGTATGACACCCTCATGCTGTACGAAATCCGGGACATGATTGAGGACGCCCCCACCATCGACCCGGTGAAGCACGGGCGGTGGGTCAGGCCTTATGCATCTGGTACAAAAATTAAAAACCCATACTGTTTTTGCTCTAATTGCGCCCAGTGGGCAAGTCCACGAAAAATGTCGGCCTACTGTCCCTCCTGCGGGGCGAAGATGGACGGTGATGGTGGTGTACCCAAAACAGTATAA
- a CDS encoding hypothetical protein (Evidence 5 : No homology to any previously reported sequences), protein MWCKSLETLNPAEAIREALRKEEENMANRTNPWNQYAKNYKGPAKVLATILLVVIAVLIMVSLTR, encoded by the coding sequence ATGTGGTGTAAATCACTCGAGACCCTTAACCCTGCAGAAGCAATAAGAGAGGCATTACGAAAGGAAGAAGAAAATATGGCTAACAGAACTAACCCTTGGAACCAGTATGCAAAGAACTACAAAGGCCCCGCAAAAGTGCTTGCGACCATCCTTTTGGTCGTTATCGCCGTCTTGATCATGGTCTCACTCACACGATGA
- a CDS encoding hypothetical protein (Evidence 5 : No homology to any previously reported sequences): MKKYTLEMTDDGGFVTITAENDGFAALELIGLFEHRKEDIFRQMRGEIRPDVITRKVVKEEEPTNE, from the coding sequence ATGAAAAAATACACACTTGAAATGACAGACGACGGCGGGTTCGTAACTATCACCGCAGAAAACGACGGATTCGCGGCGCTTGAGCTTATCGGACTTTTCGAACACAGAAAAGAAGACATCTTCCGCCAGATGCGCGGAGAAATCCGCCCGGACGTGATTACTCGCAAGGTTGTGAAAGAGGAGGAACCCACAAATGAGTAA
- a CDS encoding hypothetical protein (Evidence 5 : No homology to any previously reported sequences) codes for MSKHLDWSRITPDVAVWCKTEEEELAFLLACEERGITWISGKKPTNELFFNEAGANHYEVENNRISLADTQTATTIPYSDLLVEDEPARSRLAEILGVEEDEEWTIRPELVWDGDAVYRIHNGRRQYRSNDDIWRDCAAEADFWYIINHPESIIRKPRFTADEVAMLRVMASDGVTKLSRAMGGALTWEREGASMTGYLPPNILPTILYGESVELAEVLK; via the coding sequence ATGAGTAAACACCTAGACTGGTCACGCATCACGCCTGACGTCGCCGTGTGGTGCAAAACCGAGGAGGAAGAGCTTGCTTTTCTGCTGGCTTGCGAGGAGCGTGGGATTACATGGATATCTGGTAAAAAACCGACAAACGAACTGTTTTTTAATGAGGCTGGTGCGAACCATTATGAAGTTGAGAATAACAGAATATCGTTAGCAGATACGCAAACCGCTACAACCATCCCCTACTCCGACCTCCTGGTGGAGGACGAGCCCGCCCGCTCCCGTCTGGCCGAGATATTGGGCGTGGAGGAAGACGAGGAGTGGACGATCAGGCCCGAACTTGTATGGGATGGAGATGCAGTCTACCGCATACACAACGGACGTCGCCAATACAGGTCAAACGATGATATCTGGCGCGACTGTGCGGCAGAGGCTGATTTTTGGTACATCATCAACCACCCAGAGAGCATCATCCGCAAACCCCGCTTTACCGCTGACGAGGTGGCTATGCTGCGCGTAATGGCGAGCGATGGAGTTACAAAGCTATCAAGGGCTATGGGTGGGGCTTTGACCTGGGAGCGGGAAGGCGCATCTATGACAGGCTATTTGCCCCCAAACATCTTGCCCACTATACTCTACGGCGAGTCCGTGGAGCTTGCGGAGGTGCTGAAATGA
- a CDS encoding conserved hypothetical protein (Evidence 4 : Homologs of previously reported genes of unknown function) — MREYLFRGKRLDNGEWVEGFLTSARTIGVVSPIGNYGEYVIDPATVGQYTGLKDKHGKRIFEGDVLRNTSNPAWALQLVKYGYCKSWVVDDFTDKQANPKTRQMKKCCYITASDIIYEVIGNIHNNPELLEATT, encoded by the coding sequence ATGAGGGAGTACCTATTTCGAGGGAAGCGGCTGGACAACGGCGAGTGGGTGGAGGGGTTTTTGACCAGTGCCAGAACAATAGGCGTTGTATCACCGATTGGGAACTACGGCGAATATGTAATCGACCCCGCCACCGTAGGCCAGTACACGGGGCTTAAGGACAAGCACGGCAAGCGGATTTTCGAGGGGGATGTGCTGCGAAATACATCTAACCCAGCATGGGCGCTGCAACTCGTTAAGTATGGCTACTGTAAAAGCTGGGTCGTTGATGATTTTACCGATAAGCAGGCAAATCCGAAAACGCGCCAAATGAAAAAATGTTGCTATATAACTGCAAGCGATATTATCTACGAGGTCATCGGCAACATCCACAACAACCCCGAACTGCTGGAGGCCACCACATGA
- a CDS encoding hypothetical protein (Evidence 5 : No homology to any previously reported sequences) has translation MKNWMTIGNMHINLDRITGFKWDNENLFLQDESGHIFEIPDETGEWYRALCTIVQVTPSELHYQEVL, from the coding sequence ATGAAAAACTGGATGACAATAGGCAATATGCACATTAACCTAGACCGTATCACCGGCTTTAAGTGGGACAACGAAAATCTATTCCTGCAGGATGAAAGTGGACATATTTTTGAAATACCTGACGAGACGGGGGAGTGGTATAGAGCATTGTGTACGATAGTCCAAGTTACACCAAGCGAACTTCATTACCAGGAAGTGCTATAA
- a CDS encoding hypothetical protein (Evidence 5 : No homology to any previously reported sequences), protein MSANPCKGCIYSSRTSYGIGCDYIGATGHMRPCKSGKACTVRTTGEKPKPQIAVGRMRNWSAAKAETMRAQGMTYPAIAEALGTTAPAIVGYFVQKRKAGRSATCTK, encoded by the coding sequence ATGAGCGCCAATCCATGCAAGGGCTGCATCTACAGCAGCCGCACAAGCTACGGTATCGGCTGCGACTACATAGGAGCTACAGGCCACATGCGCCCGTGTAAGTCCGGCAAGGCCTGTACCGTCCGCACAACAGGCGAAAAGCCAAAGCCACAGATTGCCGTGGGCAGGATGCGTAACTGGAGCGCAGCCAAGGCCGAGACGATGAGAGCGCAGGGCATGACGTACCCAGCCATCGCTGAGGCGTTGGGGACGACAGCCCCGGCGATAGTGGGTTACTTCGTGCAGAAGCGCAAGGCGGGGAGGTCTGCTACATGCACAAAATAA
- a CDS encoding hypothetical protein (Evidence 5 : No homology to any previously reported sequences), which yields MHKITITVDDAKPDDLLGLKEAYAMVTEGAGRVVRVDVQEIVPEQLRMEGG from the coding sequence ATGCACAAAATAACAATCACAGTAGACGACGCAAAGCCGGACGACCTCCTGGGCCTTAAAGAAGCATATGCCATGGTTACGGAGGGCGCAGGTCGTGTGGTACGCGTCGACGTACAGGAGATCGTGCCGGAGCAGTTGAGGATGGAGGGAGGATAG
- a CDS encoding hypothetical protein (Evidence 5 : No homology to any previously reported sequences), which produces MRYKFSLAPKIKGYVEWQLEHYHEDKRQMEEYKRDMVPSGTANYSGMWGGSEPGNPTAATVERIVTNPYIITTERNVKAVDRALMACDDETKRIVDLVYWRRTHTVTGAGYKIGMSPATAYRKVNRVLCLLSLEMGLVNP; this is translated from the coding sequence TTGAGATATAAGTTTTCCTTGGCACCAAAAATCAAGGGGTACGTCGAGTGGCAGCTAGAGCACTACCATGAGGACAAACGGCAGATGGAGGAGTATAAACGGGATATGGTTCCGTCAGGTACAGCAAACTACAGCGGCATGTGGGGCGGAAGTGAGCCGGGAAACCCGACAGCGGCCACAGTAGAGCGTATTGTCACAAACCCATACATAATCACCACCGAGAGGAACGTTAAGGCCGTAGATCGCGCACTTATGGCGTGTGACGATGAGACAAAGCGCATAGTTGATTTGGTGTACTGGCGGAGGACGCACACGGTGACAGGGGCAGGGTATAAGATTGGGATGTCACCTGCAACGGCATACCGCAAAGTAAATCGCGTGCTATGTCTCCTGTCTTTAGAAATGGGGCTTGTGAATCCATAA
- a CDS encoding Prophage LambdaCh01, terminase, small subunit translates to MEGLTEKQTRFIDAYVEMGNATEAARIAGYKQPHVQGSQNLEKLSVYIKQRIDEKADERIAKQDEVLRTLTSVLRREATETVVVTCKTKRSYYDKDGKKVTEEEEEPRLVEIPTRISDVNKAAELLGKRYRLWAETEANSAPVTVVVKYDYGDG, encoded by the coding sequence ATGGAAGGCTTAACTGAAAAGCAGACTAGGTTCATAGATGCCTATGTTGAGATGGGCAATGCGACGGAGGCCGCGAGGATTGCGGGGTATAAGCAGCCGCACGTTCAAGGTAGCCAGAACTTAGAAAAACTTAGCGTTTATATAAAGCAGCGGATTGATGAAAAAGCGGATGAACGCATTGCCAAGCAGGACGAGGTACTGCGCACACTTACCAGCGTTTTGCGGCGGGAGGCGACGGAAACCGTTGTTGTCACCTGTAAGACCAAGCGCAGTTACTATGACAAAGATGGCAAGAAGGTCACCGAGGAGGAAGAGGAGCCGCGGCTTGTTGAGATACCCACCAGGATCAGCGACGTGAACAAGGCTGCCGAGCTGCTGGGTAAGCGCTACCGCCTGTGGGCAGAGACCGAGGCGAACAGCGCCCCGGTGACGGTGGTGGTGAAGTATGACTACGGCGACGGTTGA
- a CDS encoding conserved hypothetical protein (Evidence 4 : Homologs of previously reported genes of unknown function), with protein MTTATVEVQANVQFNPVFRPVNEWRGRYRALKGSAGSGKSVNLAQDYIAKLSDSAYTGANLLVVRKVEETNRDSTFAELQAAVYRMFGEHADRFWKINLNPLSMESRITGGKIIFRGMKDDSQREKVKSITFKKGKLTWIWCEEATELRAEDVDILDDRLRGELRDLNPNLYYQLTLSFNPISATHWVKGRYFDRKDFDVLAHHSTFRENRFIDPAYYRRMERRAVEDPDGYRVYGLGEWGELGGLILTNTAIEDFDTSRERFDAFVYAQDFGFNHANALLGVGMKDGEVYICSEIYVFEKDTGEIIALADKAGVDKRTMMWCDSAEPDRIKTWKKAGYRAYGVKKEQGSVKAQIDWLKGRKVHIHPSCINVQREVSQWKWKKDPKTGLYIDEPVEFMDDAMAALRYSAESWRRGTAVEVLR; from the coding sequence ATGACTACGGCGACGGTTGAAGTACAGGCCAACGTACAGTTTAATCCCGTCTTCCGCCCGGTCAACGAGTGGCGGGGGCGCTACCGGGCGCTGAAGGGGTCCGCGGGCTCCGGAAAGTCGGTCAACCTGGCCCAAGACTATATCGCCAAGCTGTCGGACTCTGCCTATACCGGTGCAAATTTGCTTGTAGTTCGCAAGGTAGAGGAGACCAACCGAGACAGTACCTTTGCGGAACTCCAGGCGGCAGTGTACCGTATGTTTGGTGAGCACGCGGATCGTTTCTGGAAGATCAACCTGAACCCCCTCTCCATGGAGAGCAGGATCACCGGCGGGAAGATCATCTTCCGGGGCATGAAGGACGACAGCCAGCGGGAAAAGGTCAAGTCCATCACGTTTAAGAAAGGGAAGCTCACCTGGATATGGTGCGAGGAGGCCACGGAGCTACGGGCCGAGGATGTGGACATCCTGGACGACCGTCTACGCGGCGAATTGAGGGATTTAAACCCGAACCTATACTATCAGCTCACCCTGTCTTTTAACCCCATCAGCGCAACGCACTGGGTCAAGGGGAGGTACTTTGACCGCAAGGACTTTGACGTGCTGGCCCACCACTCCACTTTCAGGGAGAACCGCTTTATTGACCCGGCCTACTACCGGCGCATGGAGCGCCGCGCTGTGGAGGACCCTGACGGCTACCGGGTTTACGGCTTGGGTGAATGGGGAGAACTGGGCGGGCTGATCCTCACAAACACCGCGATCGAGGACTTCGACACCAGCAGAGAGCGCTTTGATGCGTTCGTCTATGCCCAGGACTTCGGTTTCAATCACGCCAACGCCTTGCTCGGTGTGGGCATGAAGGATGGGGAAGTCTATATCTGCTCGGAAATCTATGTGTTCGAAAAGGACACAGGGGAGATCATAGCCCTTGCCGATAAGGCGGGGGTAGATAAGCGAACTATGATGTGGTGCGACAGCGCGGAGCCAGACCGCATTAAGACTTGGAAAAAGGCCGGATACCGGGCCTATGGTGTCAAGAAGGAGCAGGGGAGCGTAAAGGCGCAGATAGACTGGCTGAAGGGCAGAAAAGTTCATATCCACCCGTCCTGTATAAACGTCCAGCGTGAGGTATCACAGTGGAAGTGGAAGAAAGACCCCAAGACGGGGTTGTATATCGATGAGCCGGTCGAGTTCATGGACGACGCCATGGCCGCTTTGCGGTACTCTGCGGAGTCCTGGCGGCGCGGCACGGCAGTGGAAGTGTTGAGGTGA